A window from Streptomyces sp. NBC_00271 encodes these proteins:
- a CDS encoding VOC family protein yields MSDDVSYELLGFDNVLLPVGNLGAAVEFYGRAGIPVAFRLDEAGIALLKVGKETPGLLLRLEEELGLRPPLWASARVWLEVRDARATADALASAGIQPLAPVFPVATGWTVEIADPWGNVIGFTDYGKRPELGRRQA; encoded by the coding sequence ATGTCAGATGATGTGTCGTACGAGCTGCTCGGCTTCGACAACGTACTGCTGCCCGTCGGGAACCTCGGCGCCGCGGTGGAGTTCTACGGGCGGGCCGGCATTCCGGTGGCGTTCCGGCTCGACGAGGCCGGGATCGCACTCTTGAAGGTGGGCAAGGAGACGCCGGGGCTGCTGCTGCGACTCGAGGAGGAGCTCGGCCTCCGGCCGCCACTGTGGGCCTCGGCGCGGGTGTGGCTGGAGGTCAGGGACGCGCGGGCCACGGCCGACGCGCTGGCCTCGGCGGGCATCCAGCCGCTCGCCCCCGTCTTCCCGGTCGCCACCGGTTGGACCGTCGAGATCGCCGACCCCTGGGGCAACGTCATCGGCTTCACGGACTACGGCAAGCGGCCCGAGCTGGGCCGCCGTCAGGCGTGA
- a CDS encoding thiol-disulfide oxidoreductase DCC family protein has protein sequence MTGLEATRDRDAVRVPVLGLTVLYDASCSLCTFLRDWLGKQPQLVPLRLVPAGSEQARALFPALDHGATLDEITVVGDGGQVYRGAAAWVVCLWALREHRPLAHRLSTPAGARLAKGAMLAAAKWRSAHAQHGWGGGAYRRGDGWVYEPSVGWTYQPPGCDSGSCSTR, from the coding sequence ATGACCGGCCTCGAGGCCACCCGTGACCGGGACGCGGTACGCGTCCCGGTCCTCGGGCTCACCGTCCTCTACGACGCCTCGTGCTCGCTGTGCACCTTCCTGCGCGACTGGCTGGGCAAGCAGCCCCAGCTGGTGCCGCTGCGGCTGGTGCCGGCCGGTTCCGAGCAGGCCAGGGCGCTCTTCCCCGCCCTCGACCACGGCGCCACCCTCGACGAGATCACCGTCGTCGGGGACGGCGGTCAGGTCTACCGCGGGGCCGCCGCCTGGGTCGTCTGCCTGTGGGCGCTGCGCGAGCACCGGCCGCTCGCCCACCGGCTGAGCACCCCGGCCGGGGCCCGGCTCGCCAAGGGCGCGATGCTCGCCGCCGCGAAGTGGCGCTCCGCGCACGCCCAGCATGGGTGGGGCGGGGGCGCCTACCGGCGGGGCGACGGGTGGGTGTACGAACCGAGTGTCGGGTGGACGTACCAGCCTCCCGGCTGTGACAGCGGCTCCTGTTCGACTCGTTAG
- a CDS encoding sensor histidine kinase, with amino-acid sequence MTPAAPDPGVAAAHAEPSPRAEAAARTELALCAGIPAYVSVRRPRRHHGVHSLRGKLTLANVALLALGIIVATAVSLMGMRHYLLDQVDTELFKTRESLTGSRLTLHQIDSLTALAFVRERMVPGADRSDKPDSIFAAVDGHGTPLGVGGFKPTDIQRALAAEVDDPSALAHDPALHDTTVHGASYRVTGARLADGTYVLLAASTDALHKGIAKALKLDLGVGTLLLSLLAVLTMISVSRRMRPLEDMVETSSAIAEGDLTRRVPSSHHPTQEVEQLRLALNSMLHQVESAYRTRERSAAQLRRFVADASHELRTPLSAIRGYLQLYEKGMLREPGERRRAWDRMNAEADRMGRLVDELLILARLDQSPELRFKNVDLSRLVRDAAEDLRAQQPGRPVTVGADGTLLVHADESGLRQVLGNLVANVRTHTPADVPVRLGLEREDGTVRLCVADQGPGLAEEDAARIFDRFFRAGGGAGSGLGMAIVQGVVAAHGGDVAVRTAPGAGLEVTVTLPTR; translated from the coding sequence ATGACCCCGGCAGCCCCGGACCCGGGAGTCGCCGCGGCGCATGCGGAGCCCTCCCCCCGCGCGGAAGCCGCAGCCCGGACCGAACTCGCCCTCTGTGCGGGGATTCCCGCGTACGTGAGTGTGCGGCGCCCCCGGCGTCACCACGGGGTCCACTCCTTGCGCGGCAAGCTGACGCTCGCGAACGTGGCGTTGCTGGCCCTGGGCATCATCGTGGCGACCGCCGTCAGTCTGATGGGCATGCGGCACTACCTGCTCGACCAGGTCGACACGGAACTGTTCAAGACACGGGAGTCGCTGACCGGTTCGCGGCTCACCCTCCACCAGATCGACTCGCTCACCGCGCTCGCCTTCGTACGCGAGCGGATGGTCCCCGGCGCGGACCGGTCCGACAAGCCCGACTCGATCTTCGCGGCGGTGGACGGCCACGGGACCCCGCTCGGCGTCGGCGGTTTCAAGCCCACCGACATCCAGCGCGCGCTGGCCGCCGAGGTGGACGACCCGAGCGCCCTCGCGCACGACCCCGCCCTGCACGACACCACCGTGCACGGCGCCTCCTACCGGGTCACCGGGGCCCGGCTCGCCGACGGCACGTACGTGCTGCTCGCCGCCTCCACCGACGCCCTGCACAAGGGCATCGCCAAGGCCCTCAAGCTCGATCTGGGCGTCGGCACCCTGCTGTTGTCGCTGCTCGCGGTGCTGACCATGATCAGCGTGAGCCGCCGGATGCGGCCGCTGGAGGACATGGTGGAGACCTCGTCCGCCATCGCCGAGGGCGACCTCACCCGGCGCGTGCCCTCCAGCCACCATCCGACCCAGGAGGTCGAACAGCTGCGGCTCGCCCTCAACTCCATGCTCCACCAGGTGGAATCGGCGTACCGGACCCGCGAGCGCAGCGCGGCGCAGCTGCGCCGGTTCGTCGCGGACGCCTCGCACGAGCTGCGCACCCCGCTGTCGGCGATCCGCGGCTACCTCCAGCTGTACGAGAAGGGGATGCTGCGCGAGCCGGGTGAACGCCGGCGGGCCTGGGACCGGATGAACGCCGAGGCCGACCGCATGGGACGCCTCGTGGACGAACTGCTCATCCTGGCCCGCCTCGACCAGAGCCCCGAGCTGCGTTTCAAGAACGTCGACCTGAGCCGTCTTGTACGGGACGCGGCCGAGGATCTGCGGGCCCAGCAGCCCGGGCGTCCGGTGACCGTGGGCGCCGACGGGACACTGCTGGTGCACGCCGACGAGTCGGGGCTGCGGCAGGTGCTGGGCAACCTGGTGGCCAACGTACGCACCCACACGCCCGCCGACGTGCCGGTGCGGCTCGGTCTCGAACGGGAGGACGGGACCGTACGGCTGTGTGTCGCGGACCAGGGGCCCGGGCTGGCGGAGGAGGACGCGGCGCGCATCTTCGACCGGTTCTTCCGGGCGGGCGGTGGTGCGGGCAGCGGGCTGGGGATGGCGATCGTGCAGGGAGTGGTGGCCGCGCACGGGGGTGACGTGGCGGTACGGACGGCGCCGGGAGCGGGGCTCGAGGTCACGGTGACGCTTCCGACGCGGTGA
- a CDS encoding response regulator transcription factor, with the protein MTAHEGATVLVVEDEPSIADVLAIALRYHRFEVMTAGTVRQALTLAERTRPDAALLDVMLPDGDGRALGRELRLRRPDLAIVFLTARDAPAEIVGALGFGDDYITKPFNIDEVVARITAVLRRTRPDDVLPQRPPLRYGELELDETTYSVHRGDRTVELTPTEYALLRFLVRNGGRIVPKEQLLRHVWQYEHSAESTVVETYISYLRRKLEPLGPPVIQTRRGVGYGLA; encoded by the coding sequence ATGACCGCTCACGAGGGGGCCACCGTTCTCGTCGTCGAGGACGAGCCGAGCATCGCGGACGTCCTGGCCATCGCGCTGCGCTACCACCGCTTCGAGGTGATGACCGCGGGCACCGTCCGTCAGGCGCTCACGCTCGCCGAACGCACCCGCCCCGACGCGGCGCTGCTCGACGTGATGCTGCCGGACGGCGACGGGCGGGCGCTGGGCCGTGAACTGCGCCTGCGCCGGCCCGACCTGGCGATCGTCTTCCTCACCGCGCGGGACGCGCCCGCCGAGATCGTCGGCGCGCTCGGTTTCGGCGACGACTACATCACCAAGCCGTTCAACATCGACGAGGTCGTCGCCCGGATCACGGCCGTACTGCGCCGCACACGCCCCGACGACGTCCTTCCCCAGCGCCCGCCCCTTCGCTACGGCGAACTCGAACTGGACGAGACGACGTACTCCGTGCACCGCGGGGACCGCACGGTGGAGCTCACCCCCACCGAGTACGCCCTGCTGCGCTTCCTCGTCCGCAACGGCGGCCGGATCGTACCCAAGGAGCAACTCCTGCGGCACGTCTGGCAGTACGAACACTCCGCCGAGTCGACCGTCGTCGAGACGTACATCAGCTATCTGCGCCGCAAACTCGAACCCCTCGGCCCACCGGTGATCCAGACCCGCCGGGGCGTCGGATACGGCCTCGCATGA
- a CDS encoding Uma2 family endonuclease, whose amino-acid sequence MSAAAVERPHEDRPLIAEANRLMDRNPGYRVEIIGGSITVTPPANGSHARALSRLRRPFVAAGLDGDKTEVLEGLGLWLPTGAEDYAIPDLAVVDVDFEDHLVENNCYDPIAFRLVLEVTSSNYENDLRAKVGAYAKAKIPVYVIVDRKHQRLHVLTDLSADMYASHRVHAPGEVVALPDSIGAKVTLDVDEILKAGQPKAN is encoded by the coding sequence ATGTCCGCAGCAGCTGTCGAGCGACCGCACGAGGACCGGCCGCTGATCGCCGAGGCGAACCGGCTCATGGACCGCAATCCGGGGTACCGCGTCGAGATCATCGGAGGCTCGATCACCGTGACCCCACCTGCCAACGGTTCCCACGCCCGCGCTCTGTCCAGGTTGAGGCGCCCCTTCGTCGCCGCCGGTCTGGATGGCGACAAGACCGAAGTACTCGAAGGACTCGGGCTCTGGCTCCCCACCGGTGCCGAGGACTATGCGATCCCCGACCTCGCGGTCGTCGACGTCGACTTTGAAGATCACCTCGTCGAGAACAACTGCTACGACCCGATCGCGTTCCGTCTCGTCCTGGAGGTCACCTCCAGCAACTACGAGAACGACCTCCGCGCCAAGGTCGGCGCATACGCCAAGGCAAAGATCCCGGTCTACGTGATCGTCGACCGTAAGCACCAGCGTCTCCACGTGCTCACCGACCTCTCCGCAGACATGTACGCGAGCCACCGCGTCCACGCCCCCGGAGAGGTCGTCGCCCTGCCCGACTCCATCGGCGCCAAGGTCACCCTCGACGTCGATGAAATCCTCAAGGCCGGGCAGCCGAAGGCTAATTGA
- a CDS encoding M23 family metallopeptidase yields MPRHDSAEAARALERFLLADPGQWSELAPRVVDAVGDRRLHEVVGATLAHVGDVRSVTDGPDGLVVQGTAGRTLAFAAADAGGRLTNLRLAPGPYRPPRLRVPAGARAAGGWALWCVLLAVRVAACWTASSVTGWCGDVLIVAAAYLLMEGRLTPARLPWWLRRAMEAGGPVALVSAWRLPSLPAGHLGTELVTGVVLLGGVAGYLVWARRHRWGAELSAPLRFPLRDGTWLIAQGGGPGLNHHTPHPEQRGAIDVIGVGARGARLRPGASPDAYLIYGAKLYAPCDGDVVSAADDYADQVPGTIRYEPPYGNHVFIDTGSELVKLAHLRPGTVTVTTGDRVRAGQLLGEVGNSGNTTEPHLHLHAERDGLGLDLRFTGITGSLHRGRTLRT; encoded by the coding sequence ATGCCTAGGCACGACAGCGCCGAAGCCGCCCGCGCCCTGGAGCGCTTCCTCCTGGCCGACCCCGGGCAGTGGAGCGAGCTGGCGCCGCGCGTCGTCGACGCCGTGGGCGACCGGCGGCTGCACGAAGTGGTCGGGGCGACACTCGCCCACGTGGGAGACGTGCGCTCGGTCACGGACGGCCCGGACGGGCTGGTGGTCCAGGGGACGGCGGGACGGACCCTGGCCTTCGCCGCCGCGGACGCCGGCGGGCGGCTCACCAACCTGCGCCTCGCCCCCGGCCCCTACCGGCCGCCCCGGCTGCGCGTCCCGGCCGGGGCACGCGCCGCGGGGGGCTGGGCCCTGTGGTGCGTGCTGCTGGCCGTGCGCGTCGCGGCCTGCTGGACCGCCTCGTCGGTGACCGGCTGGTGCGGCGACGTCCTGATCGTGGCCGCCGCCTATCTCCTCATGGAGGGGCGTCTCACGCCCGCCCGGCTGCCCTGGTGGCTGCGCCGGGCCATGGAAGCGGGCGGCCCCGTGGCACTCGTCTCGGCCTGGCGGCTGCCCTCGCTGCCCGCCGGTCACCTGGGCACGGAGCTCGTGACCGGTGTCGTCCTGCTGGGCGGTGTCGCCGGGTATCTGGTGTGGGCGCGACGCCACCGCTGGGGGGCGGAGCTGTCGGCGCCCCTGCGCTTCCCGCTGCGCGACGGCACCTGGCTCATCGCCCAGGGCGGCGGCCCCGGCCTGAACCACCACACGCCCCACCCCGAACAGCGCGGGGCGATCGACGTCATCGGCGTCGGCGCGCGCGGCGCCCGGCTGCGCCCCGGTGCGTCGCCGGACGCCTACCTGATCTACGGCGCGAAGCTGTACGCCCCGTGCGACGGGGACGTGGTCTCCGCCGCCGACGACTACGCGGACCAGGTCCCCGGCACCATCCGCTACGAACCCCCCTACGGCAACCACGTGTTCATCGACACCGGCAGTGAGCTGGTCAAACTCGCGCATCTGCGGCCGGGCACCGTGACCGTGACCACCGGCGACCGGGTGCGCGCGGGCCAACTCCTCGGCGAGGTCGGCAACTCGGGCAACACCACCGAGCCCCATCTGCACCTGCACGCCGAGCGCGACGGACTCGGCCTCGACCTCCGCTTCACCGGCATCACCGGATCGCTGCACCGGGGACGCACGCTGCGTACCTGA
- a CDS encoding MMPL family transporter, which yields MARWCYRHRLVVLLLWVGALLGLGAAASTAGTDYANVFSLPNTDSKRAYDQMEKAFPERAGDTDTVVWKVDTGTVRDQSVQSRIQPALEKIGKMAGVGGVTSPYAGDRGAAQISANGKIAYAQITFAEQANAVPKELVQDVVDTAQGARGGGLHVELGGQAIQRVQEPPTGLAEMIGILAAAVVLFLAFGSLFAMLLPIGIAIFGVGTGLFSTQLLSHVTSVPDLAPLLATLIGLGVGIDYALFIVTRHRRGILRGMDPEDSAVTALNTSGRAVLFAGGTVCIALAGMLVTNLRFLDGVVIGTSLTVVFSVLAAVTLLPALLGFLGSRVLSRRQRRKLAAEGPEPERASGFAARWSASVQKRPRSIAVMAVVVMAILAIPVLSLRLGATDQGNDDASTTTRQAYDLLAEGFGPGFNGPLQVVSTSGDTNKLVQGIRATDGVAQVAALPPAQGVTVIQVVPTTSPQSEKTDQLIDTLRDKVIPDAGAQAHVGGVTAISKDFSTVTGDRLPLFIATIIGLGFLLLMVAFRSLVVPLTAALMNLIAAAASFGVLVAIFQWGWGLSLLGLGKEGPINAFLPVIMLSLLFGLSMDYQVFLVSRMHEEWVHTKDNARAVRVGLAETSRVINSAALIMVCVFLAFVLSGDSGAAMAGVGLAAAVALDAFILRTALVPAAMHLLGKSNWWLPAGLEKRLPHLAVEPAEEPESLPRASAGGPTVVHGFVRDAEGAPVDGAVLTLLSKGGRQLDRVTSLADGSYIVSVPAPGTYLLSATASSYGARARHIVVTDEPLVHDLELTEGEVDAVN from the coding sequence TTGGCACGGTGGTGCTATCGGCACCGGCTGGTGGTCCTGTTGCTGTGGGTGGGGGCACTGCTCGGGCTCGGGGCCGCGGCCTCGACCGCGGGCACGGATTACGCGAACGTCTTCTCCCTTCCGAACACGGACTCCAAGCGCGCGTACGACCAGATGGAGAAGGCCTTCCCGGAGCGCGCGGGCGACACCGACACGGTGGTGTGGAAGGTCGACACGGGAACCGTCCGGGACCAGTCCGTACAGTCCCGGATCCAGCCCGCGCTGGAGAAGATCGGCAAGATGGCGGGGGTCGGCGGCGTCACCAGCCCGTACGCGGGCGACCGGGGCGCGGCACAGATCAGCGCCAACGGCAAGATCGCGTACGCCCAGATCACCTTCGCCGAGCAGGCGAACGCGGTGCCCAAGGAACTGGTGCAGGACGTGGTCGACACCGCGCAGGGCGCCCGAGGTGGCGGTCTGCACGTCGAGCTGGGCGGTCAGGCGATCCAGCGCGTCCAGGAACCGCCCACCGGACTGGCCGAGATGATCGGCATCCTGGCCGCGGCGGTCGTCCTCTTCCTCGCCTTCGGCTCGCTCTTCGCGATGCTGCTCCCGATCGGCATCGCGATCTTCGGGGTGGGCACGGGCCTGTTCTCCACCCAGCTGCTCAGCCATGTGACGTCGGTGCCCGACCTGGCTCCGCTGCTCGCCACGCTGATCGGCCTCGGTGTCGGCATCGACTACGCGCTGTTCATCGTCACCCGGCACCGGCGCGGCATCCTGCGCGGCATGGACCCGGAGGACTCAGCGGTCACCGCCCTCAACACCTCCGGCCGCGCGGTGCTGTTCGCGGGCGGCACGGTGTGCATCGCGCTCGCCGGGATGCTCGTGACGAACCTGCGCTTCCTGGACGGCGTGGTCATCGGCACCTCGCTCACCGTCGTGTTCAGCGTGCTCGCGGCGGTCACGCTGCTGCCCGCGCTGCTCGGATTCCTCGGCTCCCGGGTGCTCAGCCGCCGCCAGCGGCGCAAGCTGGCCGCCGAGGGCCCCGAGCCGGAGCGGGCCAGCGGCTTCGCGGCACGCTGGTCGGCGAGCGTCCAGAAGCGCCCGCGCTCGATCGCCGTGATGGCCGTCGTCGTCATGGCGATCCTCGCGATCCCGGTGCTGTCGCTGCGGCTCGGCGCGACCGACCAGGGCAACGACGACGCGTCGACGACGACCCGGCAGGCGTACGACCTTCTCGCGGAGGGCTTCGGACCCGGCTTCAACGGCCCCCTCCAGGTGGTCTCCACCAGCGGCGACACGAACAAGCTGGTGCAGGGCATCCGCGCGACCGACGGCGTCGCCCAGGTCGCGGCGCTGCCGCCCGCGCAGGGCGTCACGGTGATCCAGGTCGTACCGACCACGTCACCGCAGTCCGAGAAGACGGACCAGCTCATCGACACCCTGCGGGACAAGGTGATCCCGGACGCGGGGGCGCAGGCCCATGTCGGCGGTGTGACGGCGATCTCCAAGGACTTCTCGACCGTCACGGGTGACCGGCTGCCGCTCTTCATCGCCACCATCATCGGCCTGGGCTTCCTGCTGCTGATGGTCGCCTTCCGCTCCCTGGTGGTGCCCCTGACCGCCGCCCTGATGAACCTGATCGCGGCCGCCGCGTCCTTCGGCGTCCTCGTCGCGATCTTCCAGTGGGGCTGGGGTCTGAGCCTGCTGGGCCTCGGCAAGGAGGGCCCGATCAACGCCTTCCTGCCCGTCATCATGCTCTCCCTCCTCTTCGGCCTCTCCATGGACTACCAGGTGTTCCTGGTGAGCCGGATGCACGAGGAGTGGGTGCACACGAAGGACAACGCGCGGGCGGTCCGGGTCGGCCTCGCGGAGACCAGCCGTGTCATCAACTCCGCCGCCCTGATCATGGTCTGCGTCTTCCTCGCCTTCGTCCTCAGCGGCGACTCGGGGGCGGCGATGGCGGGCGTGGGCCTCGCGGCGGCGGTCGCGCTCGACGCGTTCATTCTCCGTACGGCGCTGGTGCCGGCCGCGATGCATCTGCTGGGCAAGTCCAACTGGTGGCTGCCGGCGGGTCTGGAGAAGCGGTTGCCGCACCTGGCGGTGGAGCCGGCCGAGGAGCCGGAGTCGCTGCCGCGCGCTTCGGCGGGAGGACCGACGGTCGTGCACGGCTTCGTCCGCGACGCGGAGGGCGCGCCGGTCGACGGAGCGGTCCTCACCCTGCTCAGCAAGGGCGGGCGTCAACTGGACCGGGTGACCTCACTGGCGGACGGCTCGTACATCGTCTCGGTACCGGCGCCCGGCACGTATCTGCTGTCGGCGACGGCCTCGTCGTACGGCGCCCGCGCCCGGCACATCGTCGTGACCGACGAACCGCTGGTGCACGACCTGGAGTTGACGGAGGGGGAGGTGGACGCCGTCAATTAG
- a CDS encoding TetR/AcrR family transcriptional regulator, producing the protein MPAPTDSPGPDDTSAPGKAQEKGPAKSEQTRALILETALRLFQERGYDKTTMRAIAQEAGVSVGNAYYYFAGKEHLIQGFYDRIGAEHQAAIRPVLEREKDLEARIAGVLKAWLDVAEPYHEFAAQFFKNAADPESPLSPFSPESAGPREESIAIHREVLAGSKAKVPEELKDVLPELMWLSQMGLVLYWVFDRTEGRERSYRLAERGARLTTRGVSLARFRVLRPLVHEVHELFTDFLPGMTKMLPDPGRGSTLG; encoded by the coding sequence GTGCCAGCACCGACAGACAGCCCCGGCCCGGACGACACGAGCGCGCCCGGAAAGGCCCAGGAAAAGGGCCCCGCCAAGAGCGAGCAGACCCGCGCCCTGATCCTGGAGACCGCGCTGCGGCTGTTCCAGGAGCGGGGGTACGACAAGACGACCATGCGGGCGATCGCCCAGGAGGCCGGGGTCTCCGTCGGCAACGCGTACTACTACTTCGCCGGCAAGGAGCACCTCATCCAGGGCTTCTACGACCGGATCGGCGCCGAGCACCAGGCGGCGATCCGGCCGGTCCTGGAGCGCGAGAAGGATCTCGAGGCGCGGATCGCGGGCGTGCTGAAGGCGTGGCTGGACGTGGCGGAGCCGTACCACGAGTTCGCGGCGCAGTTCTTCAAGAACGCCGCCGACCCGGAGAGCCCGCTCAGCCCCTTCTCCCCCGAGTCGGCGGGTCCGCGCGAGGAGTCCATCGCCATACACCGCGAGGTGCTCGCCGGGTCGAAGGCGAAGGTTCCGGAGGAGCTGAAGGACGTCCTGCCCGAGCTGATGTGGCTGTCGCAGATGGGGCTCGTCCTGTACTGGGTCTTCGACCGCACGGAGGGGCGCGAACGCAGCTACCGGCTCGCCGAGCGCGGCGCCCGCCTCACCACGCGGGGCGTCTCACTGGCCCGCTTCCGCGTGCTGCGCCCGCTCGTCCACGAGGTGCACGAGCTGTTCACGGACTTCCTGCCGGGGATGACGAAGATGCTCCCGGATCCGGGGCGGGGCTCCACGCTGGGGTGA